TTTTCATATTTTTTCTTAAACTTTTCTGCTGGGCCTGTTTTTCCTAAAAATTTTTTTTCTCCAGTAAAAAATGGATGGGAATAACTAGATATTTCCATTTTATATAATGGATAATTACATCCATTAAGTTGAATAAATTCTTTTGTTTTTACTGTTGATCGGCAAATTAAAATTTTTTCATTATTAATATCTTTAAAAACAACAGATCTATAATTTTTAGGATGTATTTCTTTTTTCATATTTTTTATTTTATTTCTATATTATATTTTTTTTTGGAAAACGGTAAATCATTCCATTAATATTCATTCCTGCTCCTAAAGACGCCATTAATATAATATCTCCAGGTCTTATTTCATGAGATGGCATTTTTCCTTGTAAAATTAAATCTAATAAAGTAGGAACAGTAGCTACAGAAGAATTTCCAAATTTTTTGATAGTCATCGGCATTATTTTTGATAAATTAAAATTTTTAAAAGAAGTATAATTATATAATTTTAATAATCTTTTTAAAATTGCATAATCCATTTTTGCATTAGCTTGATGAATAAGAATTTTTTTAACATCTTTTAGATGTAAATTAGCATGATCAAGAAGATTTTTTAACATATTTGGGACTTCTGTTAATGCATATTCATATATTCTTCTTCCATTCATTCTAATGTTCAGTAAAGACTTTTTATAATTGGTATTTAAAGAAGGACCATTAGTTAAATAATATAATTCTTCATTATTATTACATTGAGTCTCATAATAAATAATTCCATTTTTTTCATTTTCTATATTTTCTATTCCTGATAAAACAGCAGCTCCCGCCCCATCAGAAAAGATCATAGAATTTCTATCATGTGGATCTATAACTTTAGATAAAGTTTCGGAACTAGTAATTAATATATTTTTAGCATATTTAGATTTTAAAAGTTGATCAGCAAGAATCATTCCTTCAATCCAGCCTGGACAACCAAAAATCATATCATATGGTCTACATTTTTTATTTTTAATTTGAAGTTTATTTTTTACTCTAGAAGATATAGAAGGCATTAAATCAGATTGATAAGAAATAGGATGAATGTCCCCATAATTATGAGCTGATATAATATAATCTATTTTTTCTTTATAAATTTTAGAATTCATTAAAGCTCTTTTTGCTGCAATCGTTGCAATATCAGAATTCAATAATCCTTTATTTATATATCTTCTTTCTTCTATTTCCGTTATTTTTTGAAATTTATTAATAATTTCTTCATTAGATTTATCAATTTTTAATCCTTTTTTATCGTAAAATTTATGTTTTAAAAAATAATCACTTTTTATAATTTTTTTTGGTAAATAATGACCAGTTCCTGTAATGATTGATTGAATCATTTGTTTTTAAAATCAAAATTAATGGATAAAGTAAAAAAATAAAATTTTTTAAATAATAAAATACCCATTTTTTATTCAAAATTTAAAGTATATTATATAATATTTTTATGAAAAAAAACTCTCTAAAAGAAAAAAAAATAAAAAATATGTTTAATCATATTTATAAAAAATATGATTTAATTAATCATATATTATCATTTGGAATGGATTTTTTTTGGAGAAAAAAAATAATTTATTTATTATATCAATTTAATAAAAATCAAGGAATAAAAATTCAAAATATATTAGATTTAGCAACTGGAACTGGTGATTTAGCTATTTTATTAGCAAAAAAATTTGATAATTCTTCTTGTATTATTGGATTAGATCCATCCGATAAAATGTTACAAATAGCTCATAATAAAATACAAAAAAATTCTTTAGAAAACAGAATAAAATTAATTCAAGGATATTCACAACATATTCCATTTAAAAATGAAACATTTGATGCAGTAACTATTGCTTTCGGAATAAGAAATTTTCAATTTCTTCATCTTTCATTAAAAGAAATATATAGAATTTTAAAACCTTTAGGGATATTAGGAATATTAGAATTTTCTCAACCATCTAATTATTGGATAAATAAAATTTATTATTTTTATACTCATTTTATTATGAATAAAATAGGAAATTTTATATCAAATAATTATTTTGCATATAATTATTTAAAAGAATCTATTCAATCATTTTCTTTTTATGGTAAAAAAATGAATAAACTTTTAAAATATCATAAATTTAATACAGTTTATACAAAAAAATTAACTTTTGAAGTTACCTCTATTTATTTATCAATAAAATGAATTTTATTTTTTTATTCTGAATTTTAATTAAATTTTTTTTATCATGATAAAATATTTATCTGAATATTTAACATCTACTTTTCTAAAAAAAAGAATTAAAAATATAGAATTTTTCATGCGTTATCCAATAGAAATACAAAATCAATTGATGAATCAATTGATTTTGTATGCAAAAAATACTGAATTTGGAAAAAAATATGGATTTTGTGATATTAAAAAATATCAGCAATTCTCTGAAAGAATCCCTATATGTAAATATTCAGATTTAGAATATACCATAAAAAAAATTCGTAGAGGAGAAAAAAATATATTATGGCCAGGAAAAATAAAATGGTTTGCTAAATCTTCTGGAACTACAAATACAAAAAGTAAATATATTCCTGTAACAAATATATCTATGAATGAATGTCATTATAAAGCAGGAAAAGATATGTTATCTATTTATATTCATAATCATCCAAAAACAAAAATTTTTTTAGGAAAAGCTGTTCGGTTAGGAGGTAGTCATGAGTTATATAAAAATTATAATACATTTTATGGAGATTTATCTTCTATTTTAATTCAAAATACTCCTTTTTGGGCAGAAAATATTTGTATTCCTAAAAAAAAAATAGCTTTAATGAGTGAATGGGAAACAAAATTAGAAAAAATAGTAAAAGAAACAGGGCATAAAGATGTTCGTATTTTATTAGGTGTTTGTTCTTGGTTATTAATTTTTTTAAAAAAATTATTAAAAAAATTTAATAAAAAAAAAATTAACGAAATATGGTCTAATATTGAAGTAATATTTCATGGAGGAGTAAGTTTACAACCTTATATTATTCAATATAATAATTTATTTGAAAAATCTATTAATTATTATAATATATATAGTGCTTCAGAAGGATTTTTTGCAATTCAAGATCAAAAAAATGTTGAAGATCTTTTGCTTTTATTAAATCATGGAATTTTTTATGAATTTATTCCTTTGGAAGATATTAAAAAAAATAATCCTAAAATTATATCTATTAAAAATGTAGAATTAAATAAAAATTATGCATTAGTTATTTCTACTAATTCTGGATTATGGAGATATATAGTTGGAGATACTGTTAAATTTACTAATTTATCACCATATCGCATTTTAATTTCAGGAAGAACAACTCATTACATTAATTCTTTTGGAGAAGAATTAATTATTGAAAATGCAGAAAAAGCTTTAAATTTTACTTGTTTAAAAACAAATTCTATTATTCATGAATATACAGCAGGACCATTTTATATGGGAGAAAAAAATTCTGGAGCTCATGAATGGATTATAGAATTTAAAAAATTACCACAAGATTTAAATATTTTTAGTAAAATTTTAGATAAAGAATTAAAATCTCTCAATTCCGATTATGAAATTAAACGATATAAAAATATTATTCTTAATCCACCTATTATACATGTAGCTAGAAAAGGTTTATTTTATGATTGGTTAAAAAAAAATAAAAAATTAGGAGGACAAAATAAAATTCCTCGTTTATCTAATGATAGGAAATATATAGATTCTATTCTGAAAATAGAATAAAAATTTTAATAGAAATATTTTTAACTTTATATCATCTTAATTATTTTAAACTCATTATTATTGTATGACTGAAGAAAAAAGAAAAGAAATATTCAAAAATTATGGAAAATCTATTTATAATACAGGTTCTTCAAAAGTACAAGTTGTTTTATTTACTTACAGAATTAATCATTTAAGTAATCATTTAAAAAAAAATAAAAAAGATTTTAATACAGAAAGAGCTTTGGTTAAATTAGTAGGAAAAAGAAAAAAATTATTAAAATATATAGAAAAACGTGATATAAATAGTTATAAAAACATAATTAAAAATTTAGGATTAAGAAAATAATTAAAACATATAGTAGAAAAAAAAGAATAAAAATAAAATATGCCAGATATAGTCAAAGAAACCATCACTCTTAAAGATGGTCGTGCTATTACTATTGAAACAGGAGAATTAGCTAGACAAGCTGATGGATCTGCAACAGTACGTATAGGTAATACTATGTTATTAGCTACTGTAGTAGTTTCCAAAGAAATAAAAAATGAAATAAATTTTTTGCCTTTAACAGTAGATTATAGAGAAAAATATTATGCAGGTGGAAAAATTCCTGGAGGTTTTATAAAAAGAGAGGGGAGACCTTCTGATGAAGAAATATTAACGATGAGATTAGTTGATCGTGTTTTAAGACCTACATTTCCAGAATATTTTAAAAGAGAAATACAAATTATGATTTCTTTACTATCGTATGATAAAAATGTTTTACCAGATGGATTAGCAGGATTAGCAGCATCAACAGCTTTATCTGTTGCTGGAGTTCCTTTTAATGGACCTATATCTGAAATACGTATTATACGTTTAAAAAAAAAATTTATTATTAATCCAAGTTTAGATCAATTAAAAGAAGCAGATATAGATTTAATAGTAGGAGGTTCTATTAATTCTATTCTTATGATAGAAGGAGAAATGAAAGAAATAAAAGAAAATGAACTTTTAAATATTTTAATTAAAGCTCATGAAGCGATTAAACCTCAAATAGAAGCTCAAATACGTTTATCTAAAAAATTATCAAAAAAGAATTTTTTTTTCTTTGAAGATGAAGAAAAAAAATCAGAAAAAGAAAAAATAGAAAATGAATTTTTAAAAAAAGAATTAATTTCTTTTGCTTATAAAGAAATAGAAAAAATTTATAATAATTTTTTATCTAAAAAAAATAGATATAATCAAGAACAAATTATTTTAAAAAATTTTAAAAAAAAATTTTTAATAGAAGAAAAAAAAGAAATTTTTATTGATCAATTTTATGAAGAAATTAAAAAAAAAATAATCAGAAATTTAATTTTAAAAAAAGGAATTAGATTAGATGGAAGAACAAATACACAAATTCGTTCAATATCTAGTGTTGTTGATTATTTACCTGGTGTACATGGTTCTGCTTTATTTTCTAGAGGAGAAACTCAATCTCTCACTACAGTTACTTTAGGATCATCTTTAGATGCTAATAAAATAAATAATGTTATTATGGAAAATCAGGAAAAATTTTATTTACATTATAATTTTCCACCTTTTTCTACAGGAGAAATACGTCCAATAAGAGGTGTTTCTAGACGTGAAATTGGTCATGGTAATTTAGCTCAACGTGCATTAAAAAATATTATACCTAAGAATCCCTATACAATACGTATTGTTTCAGATATTTTAGAATCTAATGGATCTTCTTCTATGGCTACAGTTTGCGCTGCGAGTTTAGCTTTAATGGATTCTGGAATTTCTATTGAAAATCCAGTTTCTGGAATCGCAATGGGATTATTTATAGATAATGAGAAAAAAATTATTATATCTGATATAATAGGAGAAGAAGATTATTTTGGAGATTTAGATTTTAAAATAACGGGAACTAAAAATGGAATTACAGCTTGTCAAATGGATGTTAAAAACATACAAGGTATTACATATGATATTTTAAATAAAATTTTGATACAAGCTTGGGAAGGTCGAATTTATATTTTACAGAAAATGTTAGAAGTATTGCCTCAATATAGAAAAAAAATGAAAAATAATGCACCAAAAATATATACTTTTAATATTCCTAAAGATTTTATTGGTTCTGTTATAGGTCCAGGAGGAAAAGTTATTCAAGAAATACAGTCATGTACAAATACAAATATATTAATTGAAGACAAAAAAGATTTTGGTTATATTGAAATTATTGGAAAAGATTATGAAAAAATAGAAAAAGCTATTGATAGAATTAAACAAATTACTTTTATTCCTGAATTAGGAAAAGTATATAAAGCAAAAGTAAAATCAATAAAAGATTTTGGAGCTTTTGTTGAAATAGCTAAAGGTGTAGAAGGATTACTTCATATTTCAGAAATAGGATGGAAAAGATTGAATCATATAGAAGAAGAATTACATATTGGAGACATTATTGATGTTAAATTTTTGGGAATAGATGAAAAAAATAAAAAAATGAAACTTTCTAGAAAAGTTCTGCTTCCTCGTCCAGGAAAAAAAAATGATTAAAAATAAGAATAATGAGACAACTTAAAATAACTAAACAAGTAACAAATCGTGAATCTGAATCATTAGATAAATATCTTCATGAAATAGGAAAAATTCCATTATTAACTCCAGAAGAAGAAGTAGAATATGCACGTAGAGCAAGGGAAGGAGATACTTTAGCTATAAATAAACTTGTAAATGCAAATTTACGTTTTGTAGTTTCTGTAGCAAAACAATATCAAAATCAAGGTTTAAGTTTATGTGATTTAATTAATGAAGGAAATTTAGGATTAATAAAAGGAATACTACGTTTTGATGAGACAAGAGGATTTAAATGTATATCTTATGTTGTTTGGTGGATAAGACAAGCTATTTTACAAGCTATTGCAGAACAATCACGTTCCATTCGACAACCTACAAATAAATTAGCTTTACTTAATAAAATATTAAAAACTCTTGCTCAATTAGAGCAAGAATTGCAAAGAACTCCTTCTGCTAGAGAAATAGCAGAATATCTTAATATGAATGAAAAAGATGTAGAAGATTCTATTAAAAATTCGGGTAGACATGTTTCTATGGATGCACCATTGATAGAGGGAGAAGATTCTAATTTATATGATTTAGTTAGATCTGATGAATCTCCTCGTCCAGATGAACATTTAGAAAAAGAATCTTTAAGAAAAGATATTAAAAGAATTTTAGAAACTTTAAGTGAAAGAGAACGTCGTGTTATTATTTTACATTTTGGATTAAATGGATCTCCTCCAATGACTTTAGAAGAAGTTGGTCAATCTTGCGATTTAACAAGAGAAAGAGTAAGACAAATAGAAAGTATAGCATTAAAAAGATTAAAACATTCTTCTAGAAGTAAAATTCTTAAACCTTATTTAGGTTAACTCAATTAAGTTCATTTATATATATTTTGATTTCTATCAAATAGAAATAAAATGCGACCTCGAAGGGATTCGAACCCATAACCTTCTGATCCGTAGTCAGATGCTCTATCCAATTAAGCTACGAGGCCTATAAAATAACAAATATATATCAAGAATAAATAATTTTTAAAAAATTTTCTAAATTTAATGAAAAATTTCCTATAAGACCTCCATCTATATCTTTTTGTAAAAAAAAATCTTTTGCATTAAAATTATTAATACTTCCTCCATATAAAATAGATATTTTATTTGAAATATTTTCTCCATATTTTTTTAAAAATAAAGAACGAATAAATTCATGCATTTTTTGAGCTTGTTGATATGTTGCACTTTTTCCTGTTCCAATAGCCCAAATAGGTTCATATGCTATATGAAAAAATTTTATTTCATTTTCTGAAAAATGAAAAACAGTATGTTTTAATTGATCTTTTATAACATTAAATTGTTGATTTTTATTTCTTTCAAAATATGTTTCCCCTATACAAAAAATAATATTAAATCCATATTTTAATGCTATTTTTATTTTTTCTAATAAAATATTATTTTTTTCACAAAAAAATTTTCTACGTTCACTATGTCCTAATATAACTTTAGAAATTCCTATAGATTTTAACATAGAAGCGGATACTTCTCCTGTATATGAACCTTTATCCATTTGATGAATATTTTGAGCAGCAATTTTTAAAGGACTTCCTTGTAGAATATGATTTGAAATATGTAAGAAAGGAAAAGAAGGAGCAATAATAATTTCTTTATTATGATTTATTTTTTGTTCAAAAATTTTTTTTAAAAGATTTCTAAGAAAAGAAGTTGTTTCATGAAAATCATGATTCATTTTCCAATTTGCTATGACAATCTTTTTCTTCATTTTTTTTTTTTAATTTAAAATATATAAACAATAAATATTTTTATATTAAAATCAAAAATTTTTTTTTAATATAAAAATAGTTTCAAATAACATTTTCCAATAAAATTTTTCTAATTTTTTAAATGATATTTTTTCTTTATTTTTTTTCAAGTATAAAATATTTTTTATAATATTATTAATAGAAAATATTTTATACTTGAAATTTTCATGAAAAGAATTTTGTATTTTTTCAAATTTTTTATTATAAAGAAAAATAACATCATTATATGATATTTTATTAAAATTTAAAATAAAAAAAATATCTATTTTAATTAAAATAATTATAAGATAATTTATAATATCTATATATGTATCAGTTATTTTTTCTTCTTGTATTTTTTGATATCCTTTTGATTGAATATTTTTTATACGAATTATTTTAATAAAAATTTGATCTATTATAGAAGAATTTTTTAAAATTTTCCATGATAAACCATAATCTTTTAATTTATTAAAAAATAATTTTCTACATTTTTTAATAATAAAATCAATAGAATAATAATTCATGTCATATAATTTTATTATATGTTTATTATTTGTGTAATTATATATATGAAAAATAAAATTTACAAATAAATAATTTTTAAATGATAATTAATTGTGCCGGATCTTTATTATCTTTAAAAGAACCAAAAATTATGGGAATAGTTAATTTAACACCTGATTCTTTTTATGATGGTGGACAATTAGATTCTAAAAATAAAATATTAAAGCATGTAGAAAATTTATTAAACGAAGGTTCTGATTTTATAGATATCGGAGGTTGTTCTACTCGTCCAAAATCAAAATTTATACCAGAAAAAGAAGAAATAAAAAGAGTTATAAAACCTATTCGGTATATCATAAAAAATTTTCCTAAAATTAGAATATCTATAGATACTTTTCGTAGTGAAGTAGCAAGAATAGCTGTTGAAGAAGGTGCTGTAATAATAAATGATATATCAGGAGGAAATTTAGATAAAAATATGTTTCCTTTACTTGGGAAACTTAAAATTCCATATATATTAAATCATATAAAAGGAATTCCTAAAAATATGCAAAAAAATATATATTATAAAAATAATATAATTATAGAAATAAATAATTTTTTTTCAAAAAAAATTTTTTATTTAAAAAAAAATGGAATTCAAGACATTATTTTAGATCCTGGATTTGGTTTTGGAAAAACATTAAAACAAAATTTTCAAATATTAAAATATTTATCTTTATTAGGATTTCAAGACCATTTAATTTTAATAGGAATTTCTAGAAAATCTATGATTCAACACATACTAAAAATTTCTCATAAAAAATCATTAAATGCTACTTCAATAATTCATACTATTGCACTATTAAATGGATCAAAATTATTACGTGTACATGATGTCAAAGAAGCTATTGAATGTATTAAATTAGTACAATATTACAAAAATATTTACTAATTCATTAATTAATTTTGTATTATTTTTTGTATAAATCCTTTTTTTTATTATTATCATTATTATTTTCTTTGAAGATCTCTTTCATTGATATTTTAGATATATTTTTAGTATTTATTATTTTATTTCAAGTCTATAGATTAGTTTATAGTACCCCTGCTTTAAACATTTTTTATGGAATCATTGCAACTTTTATTTTCTGGAAAATAGTAGAAATTTATGAAATGAAACTCCTAAGCATAGTTATAAGTGCTTTTTTTAAAGGGGGATTCCTTGCATTAATTATTGTATTTCAACCAGAAATAAGAAAATTTCTTCTCATAGTAGGAAGTAAAAATTTTTTTAAAAAATTTATATTTTCTCTTTTTTTTAAAAAATCAAATGTATCTATAAAAACTGAAACTATAGATAGTATAGTAAAATCTTGCGCCATTTTTTCAGGAGATAAAACAGGTATTTTAATCGTAATTCAATTACATCAAGATTTAAAAGAATTTATTCAAAATGGAGATGAAATGGACGCTAAAGTAAATATTTCTATATTAGAAAGTATTTTTTATAAAAATAGTCCATTACATGATGGAGCTGTAATTATTATAGGAAATAAAATAGTGAGAACAAGAGCAATACTTCCTGTATCTTATGATAAAGAAATTCCATCACGTTTAGGACTACGTCATAGAGCCGCTATTGGTATATCTGAAAAAACAGATGCTATTTGTCTTGTTATTTCAGAAGAAACAGGTTATATATCTTATATTAAAGATCAAAAAAGAACTATTATAACTAATATAAATAATTTAAAAATGAAACTTGAAGAAGATTTACTTTAAAATAATGAAAAAAATGAATATAAAAAATATATATAAATTATATATGATCTCTTCAGGAATAGAAATAAATAGTAAAAAAGTTCGAAAAGGATCTATTTTTATAGCTTTAAAAGGAAAAAATTTTGATGGGAATCAATTTTCTAAAGAAGCCATTTTAAACGGAGCTATATTATCCATAATAGATAATAAAAATTTTATTTCTTATAATAATAAGAACAAAATTATTTTTGTAGATAATACTTTGCATTTTTTACAAAAATTAGCAATGTATCATAGATACCAATTACGTCATATTCCTATTATAGCTATTACAGGAAGTAATGGAAAAACTACTACAAAAGAACTTACTCAAGTTATTTTATCTCAGAAATATAAAAAAGTTCATTTTACTAAAAATAATTTTAATAATCATATAGGAATTCCATTAACTATATTATCTATGTCTAGAAATACAGAAATTTCTGTTATCGAAATTGGAGCTAATCATGAAAAAGAAATTGAAAAAATGTGTTCTATCATAAAACCAGATTATGGATATATAACTAATTTTGGAAAAGCTCATTTGGAAGGATTTCAAAGTATAGAAGGAATTATACGTGGTAAATTAGAATTATATAATTTTTTAAAAAAAAATAAAAAAATAGTATTTGTTAATGGAGATGATCCTATTCAATTAAAAGAAAGTATAGGAATTAAAAGATTTATTTTTTCTGAAAAAGAAAAATCAGATATAAAAATTAAATATTTATGGAAAGAATCTTATTTACAATCAATTTTATATATTGATAATATAAAAATTAGTTCTGATTTAATAGGAAATTACAATTTATATAATATAGCTTCGGCTATATCTATTGGAAAATATTTTAAAGTTTCTTTAAAAAAAATAAAAAATGCTGTAGAAAAATATATTCCAAAAAATTATCGTTCTCAAATTATACATAAAAAAAATATAAAAATTTTTATAGATTGTTATAATGCAAATCCTACTAGCATGATTTATGCTTTAAAATTTTTTAATAATAATAATATAAAAGGTAATAAAATTGCTATATTAGGAGATATGTTAGAATTAGGACTTTATTCTAATTATGAACATAAAAAAATAATTTTTTTTTTAGAAAAAAGTCACATAAATATAACATTTTTAATTGGAAAAAATTTTTTTAATACTGATTTAAAAATTTCTCAAAAAATAAAAAAATTTATAAATAAAAAAAAATTTATTGAATGGATAAAAAAAAATTCTATTCAAAAACAAAAAATTGATTATATACTTATTAAAGGTTCTAGAAAATACTCATTAGAAAACCTTATTGATTTCATTTAATTATTCTTTGCAAATTTAATTTTATTAAATTACATTTGTATATATATAAATAAAATAATCTAATTTTGTAAAATTTTTTCTTATGAAAGAAATTACCACAAAAACCTATATTAAGTGGTTTAAAGATATGTCTTTTTGGAGAAAATTTGAGGATAAATGTCGTTCCTTATACTTAAAACAGAAAATTAGAGGATTTTTACATTTATATAATGGACAAGAAGCTTTACCTGCAGGATTAACTCATGCAATGGATATGTCTAAAGATAAAATTATAACTGCTTATAGATGTCATATATTTCCATTATCTATGGGAGTTGATCCAAAAAAAATTATGGCAGAACTTTTGGGAAAAAAAACAGGAACATCTCGTGGAATGGGTGGTTCTATGCATATTTTTAGCAAAAAACATCGTTTTTATGGAGGACACGGTATTGTAGGTGGACAAATTCCATTAGGAGCTGGTATTGCCTTTGCTGATAAATATTTCAATAGAGATGCAGTTACTTTAACTATTATGGGAGATGGAGCTGTAAGACAGGGATCTTTACATGAAACATTTAATATGTCTATGATATGGAAACTTCCTGTTGTATTTATATGTGAAAATAATGGATATGCTATGGGTACTTCTGTAAAAAGAAGCACAAATATGAAAGAAATATATAAAATAGGTTTATCATATGGAATGCCATCTTATCCTGTAGATGGAATGAATCCTGAAAAAATAGCAAAAATAGCTTCTATTGCAATAGAAAAAGCGAGAAAAGGAGAAGGAGCTACTTTTTTAGATATTAAAACATATAGATATAGGGGGCATTCTATGTCAGATGCTGAATCATATCGTAATAAAGAGGAAGTGATTTTATATAAAAAAAAAGATCCTATTTTAAAATTAAAAAATATTATTGTACAAAATAAATGGGAAACTATAGATAATTTAAATACTATAGAAAATGAAGTAAAAAGGAAAGTAGAATATTGTGTAGAATTTGCAGAAAACTCAGATACACCTTCTTTAGAAGAAATGTATAATGTTGTTTATAATGAGAAAGATTATCCTTTTTTAGATTTTATATAAATAAAAAAATATAAAATTATACCTTTTTTATAATTAAAAAATACAATAATGGCAGAAATAATATCTATGCCCCAATTAAGTGATACAATGGAAGAGGGCACTGTAATTAAATGGAATAAAAAAATAGGAGATAAAGTTTATGAAGGAGATATTTTAGCGGAAATAGAAACAGATAAAGCTACTCAAGATTTTGAAATAGATGTTAGTGGTATTCTTCTTTTTATTGGTGTAAAAGAAGGAGAAAAAACACGTGTTAATGATATATTAGCGATTATAGGAGAGGAAGGAGAAGATATCAATCATTTAATTTCAAAATCAAAAAAAATACAAAAAGAAAAAAAGGATAAAATCAATAAAGAAGATAGAATATTTATTTCTCCTTTAGCAAAAAAAATGGCTAAAAAAATAGGAATATCTTTAAGTGATATTAATAAAGGTAGTGGAGATTATGGAAGAATTATTAAAAAAGATATTGATAAATATTATAAAAAAACAAAATTAAAGGAAAATAAATTTCATAAAAAAATATCTCATTCTTCTATGAGAAAAAAAATAGCAAAACATTTAACTTTTTCTAAATTTTCTGCTCCACATTATTACTTATTTAATGAAATTCATGTAGATAAATTAATTGAATTTAGAAAAAAATTAAATGATAAACTTTCTTTAGAAGAAAAAATATCATTTAATGATATTATTATAAAAGCAGTCGCTCAATCTTTAAAGAAAAATCCAAATATGAATGTTTCTTGGAATGAAGAAGAAATTTTATTTCATTCACATATTCATATTGGAATAGCTGTAGCAATAAAAGATGGATTAATAGTCCCAGTTATTAAAAATTCTGACCAAAAATCATTATTACAAATTTCCAAAGAAATTAAAGATAAAGTATTTCGTTCAAAATCAAAAAAAATACAACCAGAAG
The sequence above is a segment of the Blattabacterium cuenoti genome. Coding sequences within it:
- the tpiA gene encoding triose-phosphate isomerase — protein: MKKKIVIANWKMNHDFHETTSFLRNLLKKIFEQKINHNKEIIIAPSFPFLHISNHILQGSPLKIAAQNIHQMDKGSYTGEVSASMLKSIGISKVILGHSERRKFFCEKNNILLEKIKIALKYGFNIIFCIGETYFERNKNQQFNVIKDQLKHTVFHFSENEIKFFHIAYEPIWAIGTGKSATYQQAQKMHEFIRSLFLKKYGENISNKISILYGGSINNFNAKDFFLQKDIDGGLIGNFSLNLENFLKIIYS
- the folP gene encoding dihydropteroate synthase; translated protein: MIINCAGSLLSLKEPKIMGIVNLTPDSFYDGGQLDSKNKILKHVENLLNEGSDFIDIGGCSTRPKSKFIPEKEEIKRVIKPIRYIIKNFPKIRISIDTFRSEVARIAVEEGAVIINDISGGNLDKNMFPLLGKLKIPYILNHIKGIPKNMQKNIYYKNNIIIEINNFFSKKIFYLKKNGIQDIILDPGFGFGKTLKQNFQILKYLSLLGFQDHLILIGISRKSMIQHILKISHKKSLNATSIIHTIALLNGSKLLRVHDVKEAIECIKLVQYYKNIY
- a CDS encoding nucleotide modification associated domain-containing protein → MNYYSIDFIIKKCRKLFFNKLKDYGLSWKILKNSSIIDQIFIKIIRIKNIQSKGYQKIQEEKITDTYIDIINYLIIILIKIDIFFILNFNKISYNDVIFLYNKKFEKIQNSFHENFKYKIFSINNIIKNILYLKKNKEKISFKKLEKFYWKMLFETIFILKKNF
- a CDS encoding sigma-70 family RNA polymerase sigma factor, yielding MRQLKITKQVTNRESESLDKYLHEIGKIPLLTPEEEVEYARRAREGDTLAINKLVNANLRFVVSVAKQYQNQGLSLCDLINEGNLGLIKGILRFDETRGFKCISYVVWWIRQAILQAIAEQSRSIRQPTNKLALLNKILKTLAQLEQELQRTPSAREIAEYLNMNEKDVEDSIKNSGRHVSMDAPLIEGEDSNLYDLVRSDESPRPDEHLEKESLRKDIKRILETLSERERRVIILHFGLNGSPPMTLEEVGQSCDLTRERVRQIESIALKRLKHSSRSKILKPYLG
- a CDS encoding diadenylate cyclase, whose amino-acid sequence is MKISFIDILDIFLVFIILFQVYRLVYSTPALNIFYGIIATFIFWKIVEIYEMKLLSIVISAFFKGGFLALIIVFQPEIRKFLLIVGSKNFFKKFIFSLFFKKSNVSIKTETIDSIVKSCAIFSGDKTGILIVIQLHQDLKEFIQNGDEMDAKVNISILESIFYKNSPLHDGAVIIIGNKIVRTRAILPVSYDKEIPSRLGLRHRAAIGISEKTDAICLVISEETGYISYIKDQKRTIITNINNLKMKLEEDLL
- a CDS encoding UDP-N-acetylmuramoyl-tripeptide--D-alanyl-D-alanine ligase encodes the protein MNIKNIYKLYMISSGIEINSKKVRKGSIFIALKGKNFDGNQFSKEAILNGAILSIIDNKNFISYNNKNKIIFVDNTLHFLQKLAMYHRYQLRHIPIIAITGSNGKTTTKELTQVILSQKYKKVHFTKNNFNNHIGIPLTILSMSRNTEISVIEIGANHEKEIEKMCSIIKPDYGYITNFGKAHLEGFQSIEGIIRGKLELYNFLKKNKKIVFVNGDDPIQLKESIGIKRFIFSEKEKSDIKIKYLWKESYLQSILYIDNIKISSDLIGNYNLYNIASAISIGKYFKVSLKKIKNAVEKYIPKNYRSQIIHKKNIKIFIDCYNANPTSMIYALKFFNNNNIKGNKIAILGDMLELGLYSNYEHKKIIFFLEKSHINITFLIGKNFFNTDLKISQKIKKFINKKKFIEWIKKNSIQKQKIDYILIKGSRKYSLENLIDFI